One Nostoc punctiforme PCC 73102 DNA window includes the following coding sequences:
- a CDS encoding phage tail protein, translating to MNVKKSESVSTYHQYLPAILQKDVFIAQLLLSFEKILSGVSETPSQEQIITAKTQNIPGLEEIIDNIHVYFNPQHTPKEFLPWLAGWVALSLRDDWEVEVKKAFIQQIVHLYGLRGTKAGLIEILSIYLKNSGFGEKVEVFDQFDNFPNYFQVQLTLKDRDPDKYWRQAKIAKAIIDREKPAQTFYSLKILVPTMQLTKRSHVAYPCKLFAPPKNQTFAIEATITPNNINSIPINQLANQLAIQIQGNSELITPYSPETIITNQSFSTKQNLNYQHLQENLAGFNVILSNRTDKQFVGNLTIKLYFSINEIEYNNTLLEQPVNLSPVLKICRENEKREIIAGNTIFKQNSQPQQSGMKLTEFIWTKPYNFLLFEPPKIQELQPDITAIIEKVKFAAIVEITQPNTINSDLLNQITVRLQDDVSEFYLLTPETVRQNNTIIIKRTLYYQEFIHIDKFTVIIKNLNNLDIAGKVTVQASLNINQRLSTYKILEQTFNLTAVSPYNILQICRKNEEGKIISGNTILGTTSQSLN from the coding sequence ATGAACGTAAAAAAATCTGAATCAGTTAGTACCTATCATCAATATTTACCAGCAATTCTCCAAAAAGATGTTTTTATTGCTCAGTTGTTGCTGTCATTTGAAAAAATTCTCAGTGGAGTAAGTGAAACTCCCAGTCAAGAGCAAATTATTACAGCCAAGACTCAAAATATACCAGGATTAGAAGAAATTATTGATAATATTCATGTTTATTTTAATCCTCAACATACTCCAAAGGAATTTTTACCTTGGTTAGCGGGTTGGGTAGCCTTGAGTTTACGAGATGATTGGGAAGTAGAAGTCAAAAAAGCATTTATTCAACAAATTGTTCACCTATACGGTTTGCGAGGAACAAAAGCAGGATTAATCGAAATTTTGAGTATTTATTTAAAAAATTCAGGATTTGGAGAAAAAGTTGAAGTATTCGATCAATTTGATAATTTTCCGAATTATTTTCAAGTTCAACTAACTCTCAAAGACCGCGATCCTGATAAGTATTGGCGACAGGCTAAAATTGCTAAAGCAATTATCGATAGAGAAAAGCCTGCACAGACATTTTATTCATTAAAAATTCTTGTGCCAACGATGCAGCTAACTAAGCGATCGCACGTTGCTTATCCTTGCAAATTGTTTGCACCTCCAAAAAATCAAACCTTTGCCATAGAAGCCACGATCACTCCCAACAACATTAATAGCATTCCAATTAATCAATTAGCGAACCAGTTAGCTATTCAGATCCAAGGAAACTCGGAATTAATTACCCCTTACTCACCAGAAACAATTATAACTAATCAATCATTTTCAACTAAACAAAATTTAAATTATCAGCATTTACAAGAAAACTTGGCAGGCTTCAATGTTATATTGTCAAATCGAACCGATAAACAGTTTGTGGGCAATTTAACTATCAAGCTGTATTTTTCAATTAATGAAATTGAATATAACAATACACTCCTAGAACAACCTGTAAATTTATCACCAGTCCTAAAAATTTGTCGTGAAAATGAGAAAAGAGAAATTATTGCAGGAAATACAATTTTTAAACAAAATAGTCAGCCACAACAATCGGGAATGAAGCTGACAGAGTTTATATGGACTAAACCCTATAACTTTCTACTGTTTGAACCACCAAAAATTCAGGAGTTACAACCTGATATAACTGCGATTATTGAAAAAGTGAAATTTGCAGCAATTGTAGAAATTACCCAACCAAATACAATCAACTCAGATTTACTAAATCAAATCACAGTTCGCCTTCAAGATGATGTTTCAGAATTTTATTTATTGACACCAGAAACTGTCAGACAAAATAATACAATTATAATTAAACGTACTCTTTATTACCAAGAGTTTATACATATAGATAAATTTACAGTGATAATCAAAAACCTCAATAATCTTGATATTGCTGGTAAAGTAACTGTTCAAGCTTCCTTAAATATTAATCAGCGCTTATCTACTTATAAAATACTAGAGCAAACCTTTAACCTCACAGCCGTCTCTCCCTATAATATTTTACAAATTTGCCGTAAAAATGAGGAAGGTAAAATTATTTCTGGTAACACAATTCTAGGAACAACTAGTCAATCATTGAACTAA
- a CDS encoding AAA family ATPase, with protein MPIDLREFYQASDPSRTLFVNNSSDGKYYIDFSSVRGGDILGKLKQKITFFKPNEPTCTLFTGHIGCGKSTELLRLQAELEKLGFHVVYFESSDDLEMTDVDIADVLLAIARRVSQSLDKIILESPNKFNELLQGAWKVLNSEVTGVKVKVPNVGDFGVTSEKEKLSLSVGIGEITAKMKNDPTLREKLNQYLAPQKTKLLEAINQELLEPAIAKLKQQGKNGLVVIVDNLDRIDNRAKPWGRPQQEYLFVDQGEFLTKLNCHLIYTMPLSLKFSNDYGMLTQRFPEDPKVLPMVPVHWSDGSLHAQGMALMQQMVLARAFPDMTPEERLNKVTEIFDSAASLERLCQMSGGHVRDVLRLLNTWIMEEMSLPLTRDTLEQVIRSRQNEIMLPISEDEWQLLRHVKEKKKVSDDHGYQKLIRSRFVFEYRDCGESWFDVNPVLAEAKELQ; from the coding sequence ATGCCCATAGATTTACGGGAATTTTATCAGGCTAGCGATCCCAGCAGAACTCTATTTGTCAACAATAGCTCTGATGGCAAGTATTACATAGATTTTTCCTCAGTCCGAGGTGGTGATATTCTTGGCAAGCTGAAGCAGAAAATTACCTTTTTTAAGCCCAATGAACCCACCTGCACTTTATTTACTGGGCATATTGGTTGTGGTAAATCGACAGAACTATTACGATTACAGGCAGAACTGGAAAAATTAGGCTTCCATGTAGTTTATTTTGAGTCTAGTGACGACCTGGAAATGACCGATGTCGATATTGCTGATGTGCTGCTGGCGATCGCTCGTCGTGTGAGTCAAAGTTTAGATAAAATTATACTGGAGTCACCAAACAAGTTTAATGAGTTGCTGCAAGGTGCTTGGAAGGTCTTAAACTCCGAGGTAACGGGAGTAAAAGTGAAGGTTCCCAATGTCGGCGATTTTGGTGTCACCTCGGAAAAAGAAAAGTTGTCTCTGTCTGTGGGCATTGGTGAAATCACCGCCAAGATGAAAAATGACCCAACCCTGCGAGAAAAACTCAATCAGTATTTAGCACCGCAAAAAACTAAACTGCTGGAAGCGATTAATCAAGAATTATTGGAACCTGCGATCGCTAAACTCAAACAGCAGGGTAAAAATGGTCTGGTGGTAATTGTCGATAATCTTGACCGCATAGATAATCGTGCCAAACCTTGGGGTCGTCCGCAGCAGGAATATCTATTTGTCGATCAAGGTGAGTTTTTGACTAAGCTGAATTGTCATCTCATCTACACCATGCCTTTATCGTTGAAGTTTTCCAATGATTACGGAATGCTGACTCAGCGTTTCCCAGAAGATCCCAAGGTTTTACCAATGGTACCTGTACATTGGTCTGATGGCAGTCTTCATGCACAGGGAATGGCGCTCATGCAGCAGATGGTACTAGCAAGAGCTTTTCCTGACATGACACCAGAGGAGCGTTTAAATAAAGTTACCGAAATTTTTGATAGTGCTGCTAGCCTAGAACGGTTATGTCAAATGAGCGGTGGTCATGTGCGGGACGTGCTGAGGCTGCTAAATACCTGGATTATGGAAGAGATGAGTCTTCCCCTAACCCGTGACACCTTAGAGCAAGTTATTCGTTCTCGGCAGAATGAGATAATGTTGCCGATTTCTGAGGATGAGTGGCAATTGTTACGTCATGTCAAAGAAAAGAAAAAGGTGAGTGATGACCACGGATATCAAAAACTGATCCGCAGTCGATTTGTGTTTGAATATCGCGATTGCGGCGAGTCTTGGTTTGACGTTAATCCGGTTTTGGCTGAGGCGAAGGAGTTGCAATGA